In Chlorobiota bacterium, the sequence CAAAATTACGTGTGGAACCAGGCGGGATGAACGTTGGAGTTGTCCCAGAATGTTTTTTGGCGGGGAGTTGTTGGCGCGGCGATGTTGCGGCAAAAGTATATTGGCCGTGCCCGCCCCATGCCGGTGGCAACCGATTATCCATTGACCATTTCTGAATCAGTTCTGAACCATGACCCAACCAGCATTTTGCTTGCAGCTGAAGGAACCAATGGCAGCCTACGTTGCCGCGCTGCAGGACCGCATTTGCCAAGCACTGGAACGCGAAGATGGAACGGCCAGCTTTGTTGAGGACCATTGGGAACGCCCCGGCGGCGGCGGCGGGCGGTCGCGGGCGATTGCCAACGGAGCAGTGTTTGAAAAAGGTGGGGTGAATGTCTCCACCGTGTTTGGGAAGCTGCCGGAAGCGCTTGCCGAAAAGATGAAGGTTTCCGAACCAACATTTTTTGCCACGGGGATTTCGCTGGTGATTCATCCGGTGAACCCTCACGTTCCAACAATCCACGCCAACTTCCGCTACTTCGTTTCCGGCGATAGCGATGCGTGGTTTGGGGGGGGAATTGACCTTACCCCCTACGTTGCCAACGAGGAAGATGCGCGGCATTTCCATGCGGTGCTGCGGCAAGCGGCGGATCCGTTCGGCAAGGACCGCTACCACAAATTCAAGCAGTGGTGCGATGAGTATTTCTACATCCGCCACCGCGGGGAAGCGCGTGGGATTGGCGGGATGTTCTACGATTACCTGCGCGGCACGCCGGAGGAGTTGGCGGAGCTTTTCAAATTCCAGCAAGCGATGGGGGATGCCTTCTTGGATGCCTACTTGCCGATTGTTCAACGCCGGAAGGAGACACCGTTCACCGAGCGTGAGAAGAAATTCCAACTGCTGCGGCGCGGGCGGTATGTGGAGTTCAATTTGGTGTACGACCGCGGGACGCTGTTCGGCTTGGAAACCAACGGGAGGATCGAGAGCATCCTAATGAGCCTTCCCCCCGTGGTCAACTTCGACTACAACGCCCCGATGGAAACCACCGACAACGAACGCACGCTGATGGAGTGGCTGCGGAACCCGCGCAGCTGGGAGTAATCGCTGAACAACAACCATGGCCGCAGCGGGCGCAGTGATTGAGTTTTTTCATTGTCTCAATCCTATGCCCGCTGCGGTTTCTATCTATTCGACTTTCAGCTTACTCCCTCACCCAAAACGGCATCTGTTTGGCGAGGTCGGCGGCAACCATCTGCCATGTTGTTTCAATCTTGCGCGGGTCCTTCACTTCGATATCGAATTCGCCGGCGGTCATCACCCTTTTGTTTTTGGGGTCAAGCAGAAGGAACTGCCCCGACACCGCCTCATCCCCCCTTCCGCTTTCGCCGCCAACGGTGTTGTTGATCGTGATGGCACGAAGCACCACCATGTAATCAATATTCCCTTCGCGTGCGGCGCGGGTGATGTTCTCCCAGCTTGTTGGGCCGGCATTGGTGAAATCGCTGGCGGCGTTGATGGCCACCATGCTTCCAATCGGTTCCTCGGAGTAGCTGAAGGTGGTGTTGGAGTCCAGCCGTTGGTTCATTGCTGGGACCAGCATTGTGCGGAACTCATTCCCCAGCATTTCGCGCGCGGTTGCGCCAGCAACGCCACGTGCGGCGGCAAACTGATCGGGGTTGTTCATGGTGACCTGCTCCGGCAGCGGTGTCACCACAAAGATGCGGTGGCCGTTCAGCATCGCATCGTCGTAGCCTTTGACGGCTGTGCGATTGCTGCCACAAGCGGCAAGCAGCGCAGCAAGCAGCCCAACAGTGAGTATGCGAAGATTGGTGTTCATTGTGATTATGATGATATGGTACATGAAGGATTACTTGCCCACGATCAGCCGTGATATCCAATGGACCGCAGCAGTTTTTCCTCGGCATCGGTCATGGTTATTTTGCGGCGCAGCATCACCGTGCGGGCTGTTTGGATTGCCTTGTCCCGGTCGTACTCCACGAACCCATCGCTTCCCCCCCAAGCAAACGATGGGATGGACTTCGGCGGGAACCCTCCGCCAAACACGTTTGCCCCAACGCCAATCACGGTCCCCGTGTTCAGCATGGTGTTGATCCCGGCTTTACTGTGGTCGCCAATCAACGATCCCAAAAACATTGTCCCGCTGTTGGCTTGGCCCCACGGAAAGGTGACGCGGACTTGGCCGTAGTTGTTTTTCAGGTCCGAGGTGTTGGTGTCGGCCCCCAAGTTTACCCATTGGCCCAAGTAGCTGTGCCCCAAAAAGCCATCGTGCTGCTTATTGCTGAAGCCCAGGATGATCGAGCCTTCCACCTCCCCCCCAACTTTGCACCAAGCTCCAATCGAGGTCTTCTCATAAATCTTCGCGCCGATTTTGATTGTGCTGTGGTCCCCAATGAAGCAGGGTCCAACAACCACGGCGTTCGCCATAACCTCCACGTTGTTCCCCAGGATGATTGGCCCGCGGCTGGCATCCAACACCACCCCGGGCTTGATGCTGCACCCGGTCCCAGCGATGATGTTCCCCGGGTTCACCACGTGCGCGCCGATTGCAGCCGGAAGCTCGGTTGGGGATAGCCGTGCGGCATCCTCGGCCAGCATCCGCTCGTTGTCTTCAATCAGCTCCCACAGGTAGTTGTAAAGTTTCAGTTCATCGGTTTGGAGGACCGAAAGCCCAAGCCCTTGCCATTGCTCCGGCGTTGAGCTGAGCAAAGTTTCCGAAGCAATCTGGGAAGTACGGGCGGCAAGAATGGCCGTGCCGTTGGTCATCACCCACTCCGATTCGCCAGCGGCTGGCAACAAGGTTGGCAGATCGTTTCGCCAGCGAAGCCTTCCGTTTAGATAAAGGGTATCGGTGGCAGCGGTGGGTTGTTGAATGGTGTGGCCGCGGCTTTGCAGCACCTTCTCTATCAGCGGCCTTCCCGCCCACGTCACCGCAGAAACGGCAAGCAGGGATTGGGCGCGCTGGTGCAACGTCCCCGCGCCAACCAGCAGCATTGCTGGATGGTGGGTCAGGGCAAGGGGATAGAGGTTCTTGACGTGCTGATCTTCAAAGAGGCAGAGTATCATAGGCCGGCAGAAGATGGCTGTGGGCGGATGCTCTATCAAGGAAGCATCGAAAAAAAAGAAGCGCGGCGACGTTCGGACATCACCGCGCTTGTGTGTTCAGCGGAAAGGGAGGGATTCGAACCCTCGGTACGGTTTGCGCCGTACAAACGCTTTCCAGGCGTTCCAGTTCAACCACTCCTGCACCTTTCCGGTAACGTCCGCTGGTTGCTGCTGGCCCAGCCAGCAAGAATGGGGCGCAAATATACTGCCGAACGATTCGGCAACGCAACATTCGTTGGGGTTATTCTATGGATTCAAGTTGTTTACTGGATTGCGGCTCGGCTTGGGGTTGCTTTGGCAAAGAAGCGGGCTGCGGTTGCGGCTCCCCTGCTTTCGCCTGAACCGTGCCTTCCTTTTTTGGTTGCGCCTTCCGCTGCATATGGCCGGACGAGGAGGCAGCCATCGAGACCAACGTGGTAACGTGCAACATCAAGACAAGCACCCCAACGGCGAACTCCCCTCTTACCAGCAACGAGAACTGCTGGTGCTGTGCGTTGAACTCCTGGCGAAGGGGTTCCTTCTCGCTTGCCACCACATCGAAATCGCCAATGCTTACCCGCAGCGCGTCAATGGTTGGGAAGAAATGGAAGGTGTTGTAGCTGGCCGTGGCCAGCATCACCACCGAGCAAAACAGGACAATCCAGTTCAGCACCTTCCTCCCTCGGATGGCCATATACAACGCGCCCGACAGCACAATCACGCCGCACACAACCTCTATCACGCCAAGCCGTGCCAAGATCGCGCTGTTGACCGCGCCGGCTTGGGTGCGTCCGTCCAGCATTCCCGGGGCGAACAGGACGCTTGCCACACCAATTCCAAAAAACAGGATGCTTCCCAGCCAAATGCCCAGGGCAAGGATCATCAAGATATTCAGCAGATATTTCATCGCTTCATCAACGTGGATTGCGGGGAAGTTACCGTAGCCGTTCGATGATTGCACGGGTCATTTCGGTTGTGCCAACGCCCGATTCTTTGTTCAGATCGGAAGTAACGAAACGCCCTTCGGCAATAACATCGGCAAGGGCTTGCTCAATCCGTGCGGCGGCTTCCCCGTGGCCGATATGCCGCAGCAGCATCGCGCCGGCAAGAAGCAACGCGCCGGGGTTTGCAAGGTTTTTGCCGGCAATATCCGGTGCCGAGCCGTGCACCGCTTCGAAGACCGCAACCTCGTGGCCGATGTTCGCGCCTGGTGCCAGCCCCAATCCACCAACCAGCCCGCTAATCAGGTCCGAAAGGATGTCGCCGAACAAGTTGGTGGCCACCATCACATCGAACTGGTTGGGGTTTATCACCAGCTGCATCGCCATGTTGTCCACGATTTTGTCATCGCAGGCAATCTGCGGGAACTCCGCAGCAACTTCCTTCCCCACTTCCAAAAACGTTCCCGATGTAAACTTCAGGATGTTGGCTTTATGAACAATCGTCACCTTCTTCCGCCCATGCTCCACGGCGTAGTTGAACGCCGCCCGAATAATCCGGCGGCAGCCTTCGCGAGTGACGATGGAGATAGATTCGGCGGCGCTCCGCTTGGCATCAATGTAATGCTCAACGCCGGAGTACATCCCTTCGGTGTTTTCCCGAAACAGCACAAGGTCAATATCGCTGTAGCGGCTGCTAACGCCCTTGAAACTTTTGGCTGGACGGAGGTTGATATACAGGTCGAACTCCTTCCGCAACGCCACGTTCACGCTGCGGAAGCCGCTGCCGACCGGAGTTGTCAGCGGTCCCTTCAGCCCCACTTTCACGTCGCGAATTAGCTCCACAGTGGCTGCCGGAAGCGGGTCGCCAAAAGATTGAAACGCCCCAAGCCCTGCCGATGCTTCAACCCATTGAATGGGAACACCGGTGGCCTCAATGATCTGGATGGTAGCTTCGGTGATGCTGGGGCCAATACCGTCACCGGGGATAACAACAACACGGGTCATAAGGTTATGCAGGCATTATGTGAACGTGGAGAGAGAGAGCACCGACGGAGCGAGCTTCCGATCGGGGGAATTCCGTACATGGGAGGAATCCGCAGGCGAACTTACCAACAGTTCCGCACAGCAAACGATGACCTGCCGCAGTTCTTGCCATATATTACCGAATCCGGTTCCGGCGTGCAGCGTTCGTTCCCAAATCTTTCCGAAAAGAGAAACTCCCATCACGCAAAACGTGAAGGGAGTTTGATACCTGAGCGGGAAACGAGACTCGAACTCGCGACCCCAACCTTGGCAAGGTTGTGCTCTACCAACTGAGCTATTCCCGCGCTGCCGTTCTTAAAGGGAGTGCGAAAATAAGGCATGGAAAAGGGGATTGCAAGTGTGGTTTACAACTCCACATATTCCTTCCGTCAAACAGATGCATATTGCTGGGGCAACGGCTCCCGATTCCGGCACATTCATCGAAACCTCACACATAGTCAGATTCATGCGAAACTATCTTTGGACGGCTCTTCTGTTGGCGGCGGCAATGCAGCAATCGGCGTTTGGGCAAGGGTTTGCCAATGCCAAGTATGCCAGCGAATTTCTATCGCTTGGCGTTGGCGCACGCTCGGCAGCACTGGGTGGGGCGGGCACAGGATTTTC encodes:
- a CDS encoding DUF4149 domain-containing protein, whose product is MQSSNGYGNFPAIHVDEAMKYLLNILMILALGIWLGSILFFGIGVASVLFAPGMLDGRTQAGAVNSAILARLGVIEVVCGVIVLSGALYMAIRGRKVLNWIVLFCSVVMLATASYNTFHFFPTIDALRVSIGDFDVVASEKEPLRQEFNAQHQQFSLLVRGEFAVGVLVLMLHVTTLVSMAASSSGHMQRKAQPKKEGTVQAKAGEPQPQPASLPKQPQAEPQSSKQLESIE
- a CDS encoding NAD-dependent isocitrate dehydrogenase; the protein is MTRVVVIPGDGIGPSITEATIQIIEATGVPIQWVEASAGLGAFQSFGDPLPAATVELIRDVKVGLKGPLTTPVGSGFRSVNVALRKEFDLYINLRPAKSFKGVSSRYSDIDLVLFRENTEGMYSGVEHYIDAKRSAAESISIVTREGCRRIIRAAFNYAVEHGRKKVTIVHKANILKFTSGTFLEVGKEVAAEFPQIACDDKIVDNMAMQLVINPNQFDVMVATNLFGDILSDLISGLVGGLGLAPGANIGHEVAVFEAVHGSAPDIAGKNLANPGALLLAGAMLLRHIGHGEAAARIEQALADVIAEGRFVTSDLNKESGVGTTEMTRAIIERLR
- the hemF gene encoding oxygen-dependent coproporphyrinogen oxidase; amino-acid sequence: MTQPAFCLQLKEPMAAYVAALQDRICQALEREDGTASFVEDHWERPGGGGGRSRAIANGAVFEKGGVNVSTVFGKLPEALAEKMKVSEPTFFATGISLVIHPVNPHVPTIHANFRYFVSGDSDAWFGGGIDLTPYVANEEDARHFHAVLRQAADPFGKDRYHKFKQWCDEYFYIRHRGEARGIGGMFYDYLRGTPEELAELFKFQQAMGDAFLDAYLPIVQRRKETPFTEREKKFQLLRRGRYVEFNLVYDRGTLFGLETNGRIESILMSLPPVVNFDYNAPMETTDNERTLMEWLRNPRSWE